A portion of the Helicobacter pylori NQ4053 genome contains these proteins:
- the cagB gene encoding cag pathogenicity island protein B, translating into MENKSIGQIFKDSFKKSFFSGLWSCLKWSFILTLISLGLFLLVFRFQPETIKKYIKDPKDLQFYNDLRKKNGWDK; encoded by the coding sequence ATGGAAAACAAATCAATAGGACAGATTTTCAAAGACAGCTTCAAAAAAAGTTTCTTTAGTGGTCTATGGAGTTGCTTAAAATGGAGCTTTATTCTCACTCTGATCAGCTTGGGTTTGTTTTTGCTTGTTTTTAGGTTTCAACCTGAGACGATTAAAAAATACATCAAAGATCCTAAAGATCTACAATTCTACAACGACTTGAGAAAGAAAAATGGTTGGGACAAGTAG